One stretch of Patagioenas fasciata isolate bPatFas1 chromosome 9, bPatFas1.hap1, whole genome shotgun sequence DNA includes these proteins:
- the CAMK2N2 gene encoding calcium/calmodulin-dependent protein kinase II inhibitor 2, which produces MSQVLPYGEDKVGRYGAEPEAGELPFSCRLQDTNAFFAGNQGKRPPKLGQIGRAKRVVIEDDRIDEVLKGMTEKSPPGV; this is translated from the exons ATGTCGCAGGTGCTGCCCTACGGCGAGGACAAGGTGGGTCGCTACGGCGCCGAGCCCGAGGCGGGGGAGCTGCCCTTCAGCTGCCGCCTGCAGGACACCAACGCCTTCTTCGCGGGCAACCAGGGCAAGCGGCCCCCCAAGCTGGGACAGATCGGCCGCGCCAAGAGAG TGGTGATCGAGGATGACCGGATAGACGAGGTGCTCAAGGGCATGACGGAGAAGTCGCCGCCGGGGGTGTAA